Part of the Micromonospora inyonensis genome, GTGACTCGGGGCTGCTCGGCGCGCCGATCGGGCACGACAAGATCGAGATCGCCCCGGCCGAGCGGTACGACCTGGTCATCGACTTCTCCAAGTTCAAGGTCGGCACCAAGGTCACCCTCCGCAACGAGCTGGACAGCGGCAAGCTCGGCTCGATCATGCAGTTCCACGTCGCCCGCAGCGCCTCGGACGACAGCGCGGTGCCGAGCCGGCTGGCCGACTTCGAGCAGCTGGACCGCTCGATGGCCGTCCAGACCCGGCAGTTCCTGTTCGGTCAGGGAGTCTCCGGTGGCAAGCGAGTCTGGGCGGTCAACGGCAAGCCGTTCGACCCGAAGCGGATCGACGCCCAGCCCAAGCTCGGCTCGGTGGAGATCTGGAAGCTGGTCACCGACGTCCACCACCCGGTGCACCTGCACCTGGCCCACTTCCAGGTGCTCAGCCGCCAGGGTCGGCCGCCGTCGGCCCGGGACGCCGGCTGGAAGGACACCGTCGACATCCTGCCCGGCCAGGTGGTCGAGGTACTGGCCAAGTTCACCGGCTACAAGGGAAAGTACGTCTTCCACTGCCACAACCTCGAACACGAGGACATGGTCATGATGAGCAACCTCGAAGTGGTCTGATACCCCCGTACGACCGCTGCGGCGACCGGCGCGTACCCGAGCAGGGTGCGCGCCGGTCGCCGTCTGCGTACCCGTCGAGGGGTGTCGGTCGGCGACGGGTGGCGGCGGGTGCCGGGGACAGCGGTGCCCACCTGGCTCGAGCCCTTCCCAATCCGCCTTCGAGCCGGCGGTGGAAACGTGCGCTGCGGCGGAGTTGGCGATCACCAGGCCCGCCCCGTCAGGGCACCCGCCGCACACGATGACCACGCGAAAGGACGCGAGCATGCCGTACGCCGCGATCAGGTACGACGTCATTCCCGGACACGAGGACGAGATCGCCGAGATCTTCGCGAACTTCCGCCGGGTCAGCACCCCGATCCTGAAGAACGAGAACGGCGAGGAGGTCGGTCAACTGCTGGGCAGCGCCGTCTTCATCAGCGGCGAGATCGTCATCCGGGTCATCCACTACGAGGGCGACTTCCGCGCCATCGGCCGGCACATGGGCCAGCAGAGCGGCGTGCACGACCTCGAGGGCAAGCTCGCCAAGTACCTGAAGACCCAGCGGGACACCAGCACCCCGGAGAAGTTCGCCGAGTACTTCCGCAACGCCAACATGCGCTGCATCGCGCAGCTCACCAAGGACAACTACCCCGGTCCGGTACCGGCCGGCGCGCAGCAGGGCTGACCGGCTCCTCGGCGAATCGGTTGCCGGTGGCGTCGGCCACCGGCAACCGCCCTCTCCCCCACCTCGATCAGCGCGGAAAGGTAGCTCCATGTCTGGCGTTTTTGGCTGGATCGACTTCACCCGGGACCTGGTCCTGGACCGACCCGTCGTCACGATGCTCACGGCGACGCTGGCCCAGCGGGGCCCGGACGGCGAGGCGGTGTGGGTCTCGCCGCGCGCCGCGCTGGGCTACCGCACCCTCGACGCGGACGGCGCGGGCGGCCGGCAGCCGTTCGTCACCGAGGTCGACGGCGCCCCGGTGGTCGCCGCCGTGACCGGCGCGCCGCTGCACCTCGACGACCTGCGGCAGCGGCTGCGTTCGGCCGGGCGCGGCTTCGCCCCGGAGACCCCGGCGGTCGAGCTGATCTCGGCGGCGTACCAGCAGTGGGGGGTGGAGTTCATTCCCTGGCTGGCCGGCCCGTTCGCGATCGTCATCTGGGACGCGCGTACCGAGGAACTGGTGCTGGCCCGCGACCAGCTCGCCCAGCAGCCGCTGTACTACACGCACACCTCCACCGGCCTGATCTTCGCCACCGAGCGCAAGGCCCTGCTGGCCCACCCGGAGGTCGACGCCGTCCTGGACGCGTCCGGGCTGCGCGAGGCGATCTCCCACGCGCTGCCGCCGGGCCCGCTCTTCAAGGGCCTGGAGTCGATCAAGGGTGCCGAGATCGCCCGGTTCGGCCGGGCCGGCTGGAGCAAGCGGACGTACTGGAAGCTCTCCTCCCGCCCGCACGAGGAGGACCTGGAGAGCACCACCGCCACCGTCCGCCGGATGCTGGAGGACAGCATCCGCGAGACCCTGCCCGCCGACACGTCCCGGCTGGTGGCCACCCTCTCCGGCGGCATCGACTCCTCCTCGGTGGCGGCGCTGGCCGCGGCCGAGCTGCGCCGTCGGGGCGGCGACAAGCTGCGGACGTACACGGTGGACTTCAAGTCCAGCGAGTTCGAGGCGGACGTCATGCGCGACACCCGCGACTCGCCGTACGCGCAGGCCGTCGCGGACATGATCGACTCGGTGCACAACCTGGTCGAGCTGGAGTCGACCGACATCCTGCACCCGATCATCCGGCAGGGCATGCTCCGGGCCAAGGACGCCCCCACCCGGATCTACGACATGGAGACGTCGCAGTACCTGTTCATCCAGCACGCGGGGGCGCAGGGCGGCAAGATCGTCCTCACCGGCGGCGCGGGTGACCAGCTCTTCCAGGGCGCCCGCTGGTCCACCGACCAGGGCCTGGTGGAATCCGGCACGTTCCCGTGGATCGCGCTGGCCCAGCGTTTCGGCGCGACAAACGGCTTCGGCACCGCGCTGCTCAACGCCGACACCCTCGCCGCGTTGGACCTGCGGAACTACTACGCCGACGAGTACCACAAGGCGATCGGCGAGATCGAGTACCTGCCGGGCGAGGACGAGTGGCAGCGGAACATGCGCCGCGTCTCGTACCTGGTGCTCACCCGGGGTCCGCTGGACTCGTCGGTGTTCGCCGCGGCCGGGCTCCAGACCCGCGCCCCGATCAACTACTACAAGCTCGTCGAGTACGCCTACAACATCCCGGCGCCGTTCCAGCACCACGCCGGCATCGAGAAGAGCCTGCTCCGCGCGGCGGTCGCCGACCTGCTGCCCGAGCAGGTGCTGAAGCGCCGGCAGAGCGCGACGCCGGTCAGCAACCACCCGAGTTACGCGCAACGCCTCCAGGACGAGTTCCGGGCGATCCTCGCCGACCCGGACGCCCCGGTCCGTCCGCTGATCGACCTGGAGGCGTCGAAGGCGCTCGCCGACGACGCGCCGCGACTGGCCAAGGACCGGCTCGCCCGCGCGGCGGCCGAGCTGACCCTCCAGCTCAACCTCTGGCTGCACCACTACCGGGTACGGCTGGCGCTGTAACGCCGCCTCCTGAGCGGCACACGCGTCGACCGCTCCCCGCACGACCGTCACCAATCCGCTCGCATCGGCGACTTCACGGCGTAGGGGTACGACATGATCAATGACAGTGTGTTGGACACAATCGGCCGTACCCCGGTGGTCCGGCTCAACCGGATCCGGGTCGACAACGGCTCGGAGATCCTGCTCAAGCTCGAATCCCGCAACCCGGCGGGCAGCGTCAAGGACCGTACCGCGCTGTCCATGGTGCTGGAGGCGGAGCGCGACGGGCGGCTCAAGCCCGGCGGCACCATCATCGAGTCCTCCTCCGGCAACACCGGCAAGGGGCTCGCGCTGATCGGCGCGGCCCGCGGCTACCGGGTCATCCTGGTCACCGACCCGAAGGCACCGGCGTCCATGGTGGAGTACGTCTCCGCCTTCGGCGCCGAGCTGGAAATCGTCAAGGAGCCGGACGAGACCGGCTACCAGCGGCCCCGGCTGAACCGCGTGCACGAGCTGCTGGCCGCCACGCCCGGCGCGTTCTGGCCCAACCAGTACGACAACCCGGCCAACCCGAAGATCCACGCGGAGCAGACCGCGTACGAGATCCTCGACGACGTCGGCCAGTTCGACGCGCTGGTCGCGGCGGTCGGCACCGGCGGTCACATCAGCGGGCTCGCCGAGACCCTGAAGAAGAAGCTCCCCGACATGGTCACGGTGGGGGTCGACGCGAAGGGGTCGCGGGCGTTCGGTTTCCCGTACGAGACCTGGCTGATGCGCGGTCTCGGCATCGCCTGGAAGCCGGAGAACCTCCAGACCGAACTGGTCGACCGGGTGCACCTGGTGGCCGACCACGAGGGGATCGCGGCCAGCCGGCTGCTGGCCCGCCGGGAGGGCCTGCTGGTCGGCGAGTCGGCCGGCGCGGCGGTCTTCGGGGCGTTGCACCACGCGCACGACAACCCGGGATCCCGGATCGTCGCGGTGGCCCCGGACGACGGCGGCAACTACCTCGGCGAGTCGTACGACGACGAGTGGCTGCGGGCGCACGGCCTCGGTGACGCGGTGGCCGCGCTGGCCACCACGGAGTTGCTGGTCGCCGCCGCCAAGGACCCGGCGTGGCCGTCGATGACCCTGGAGCAGGTGTCCCGCCTGGTCACGAGTGGGTGAGGAGAGACAGGTGTTCGCCAACGTTGAACGGCTCGCCCGGTTCATGGACGAGCAGGGGCTGGACGGACTCGTCGCCACGACGATCGAGAACGTCTACTACCTGACCGGCGTGGCCGCGGTCGGTCTGGAGATCTTTCCGCACACCGGGCAGGCGTACGCGGTGGTCACCCGGGACGCCCTGGACCGGCCGCACTTCGTCGCCTCCCGGTGCGACATCGACCAGGCCCTGGACGCGTCCGTCGAGATCGCGGGCGCGATCGGGTACGGCGTCTTCTTCCGGGAACTGCCCGACGGCGTGGAGCTGACCGACCGGGAACGGCGGCTGGCCGAGACGTCGGTGGCCGCCCCGGTGGTGCCGACCCCGATGGATGCCCTGGTGGAGACGCTGCGTCGGGCCGGGCTCGCCGAGGCACGGATCGGCCTCGACGAGGACGGCGTGGCCCACGGCTACGTCGACGCGCTGCGGCAGAAGCTGCCCCGGCTCGACGTGCGGCTGGCGTCGCACTCGCTGCGCTGGGCCCGCAAGGTCAAGACCGAGCGGGAGGTGCGCAGCATCACCGCCGCCGCGAACGTGGCCGAGGTGGGCATCCAGGCGGTCAGCGCGCTGGCCCGGCCCGGGGTGACCGAGCGGGAACTGGCCCGCGAGTTCGAGCGGGCGGTGGCCGGCGCGGGCGGTCGGGCCAAGTTCAGCCACATCAAGATCGGCCGGGGCGGGGTGGCCGGGCAGACCCGTCCGAGCGACGTGGCGCTGCGCCGGGGCGACGCGATCTGGTTCGACGTGGGCTGCGTGGTCGACGGGTACTGGGCCGACATCGCCCGGGTGGTCAACCTGGGTGAGCCGCCGGAGAAGCTGCGCCGGTACTACGCGGCGATGAAGGCCGGCTGCGACCGGGGGTACGCCGAGGCCAAGCCCGGCATGACCGGCGGCGAGCTGTTCCGGATCGTGGTCGAGGCCGTACACGAGGCGGGAGTGCCGCACTACCGACGCAACCACGTCGGCCACGGCATCGGCGTCGAACTGTACGACCGGGTGAACGTCACGCCGGACAACGAGGACACCATCGAGGAGGGGGTCGTCGTCAACATCGAGACGCCCTACTACGAGTTCGGCCTCGGGGCGGTGCAGGTCGAGGACCCGTTCCTGGTGACCGCCGACGGCAACAAGCTGCTCACCACCCTGGACCGGGACCTGATCGTCCTGGACTGACCGGCGGTGCTCAGCGGTGCGCCGGAGTCCGTCGCGGGCTCCGGCGCACCGTTCTGTGGGTGCCGGGGTGCGGCAGCACGTGCACGCCCAGGTGGTTGCCGGGCAGGTGCAACACCCGACGGCCGGGCGCCGCGGTCGTACCGCTATCTGCTGCGTCGGACGAGCCGCACGCCGTACCCGATCGCACCGATGACGAGCAGGGCGCCCAGGAGCTGGAGGCCCGGCGAGTCGTCGGCCTCCCCGAGCACGATGCCGGCGACGCCGAGCGCGATGCCGAGGAGGACGACGAGGGCGAGGACGTACTTCATCAGATCTCCTTCGAGGGGCCGAACCGCCGCCGTACGTGCCGGTGCGCGCGTCGGCCTGGTCCGGTGTTCCGTGCGGGGCCGGTCATTTGCCGTGGTCAGTCCTCGACCCACTCGAGCAGGTCACCGGGCTGACAGCCGAGCACCCGGCACATGGCCTCCAGGGTGCTGAACCGGACCGCCTTGGCACGCCCGTTCTTCAGCACGGCCACGTTGGCGGGCGTGAGCCCGACCCGTTCGGCGAACTCGCCGACGCTCATCTTGCGTTTGGCCAGCTCGACGTCGATACGGACGACGATGGGCATCAGATCACCGCCTCCATGTCGGTGCGCAGCGTGGTGGCCTGCCGCAGCAGGGCCCGCATGACCACCATCAGCAGCCCCAGTGCGGCGACACCCACCACCATCAGGAACAGCAGGAGCGGCAGACCGGGGTCCGACGCGTTGAAGCCGACGTACAGGAAGACACCCACCAGCACCGCCCAGGCGGCGGTGATCGCCCACACGATCGCGTCCACCCACCGCAGCGCGACGTCACTGAAGATGCGGTCGTGCCTGACCAGGGTGAGCAGCTTCCAGGTGGACACGATCACCACCTGGACGCACAGCACCCAGAACACCGAGACGGCGGTCATCGGCCACCGGAGATAGGCGAAGTCCGGGGACTCCTCGGCCATGTGCGCGAACTGCCCGGGCAGCGAGAACGTCTGGAGCATGACCAGGATCCCGAACAGCACCACGAGGAAGACTCTGAGCGGGGCGACCGCTCGATGCTCAGCCAACATACATCGACTATCGCTCGCAACCTATCGAAAGTCAATTGGTTTGTGAAGTCCGCCCGCCGCTCGCGACGAACTCCGGGGGCGGGGCCGGACGCCCCGGCACCCCTCACGACCCGCGACCGCCATCCACGCAGGCTCCGGAAAACCGAAAACGATCTTCCTCGATATAGGATCACCCCGATGCGCGGGCCCGTCCCGACCCGACCCGGGACGTCGACACCGGCACCGCCACAGGACACCCTGGAGGAATCGTGAGATTCGGTCTTGCTCGCGCGGTCGCCGCCCTGGTGCTCGCCATCGGTGCCGCCGTCGCCCCGGCCGCCCCCGCCGCCGCGCACACCACGGCCGACCCACTGACCGTCTACCCGCCGATCCGGGGCTCGTCCACCTGGGGCACATCCACCTTGAGGTGATCAACCAGCACCGGTACTCGTGCTACGTCAGCCGTGTCGCCAACACCGCGCTCACCGACCTGACCGTGATCGGCAAGGTCGGCGTCCACTACACGGCCCAGCGGCAGCGCTGCTGATCCGGCAGATCGACGCGGCGGCCCGCCGCCCGCCCGGGAGAAGGTCACTGGCCACGGCGCCACCGCCGCTCCGGCACCGCCCGGGTCGTCTCCTCCGCCGGTATTCGGTCCGCCTCGGCCTGGTCGAGGAGCCGTTGCTTGGCCGCCTCCCGTTCCGCCGCCTCGATCTGCTCACCGCGGTTCTGCTCCGGGTCCGACCGCGTACCGTCCACGTGACACCCTCCTCGAAAAAGGGCGCGGCAGCGACACCCGGGGAAGGGCCGACCGCCGCCGCGCCCGGCCGGGGGCGCGACGACGACCGGATCACCCACGGAGGGACCCGCGTAGATCACGCCCTGCGATCAGATGGTCACGGAGTTGGCCCGGGTGGGACAGATGCGATCCGGGGCACGACCGACCGTCGGGGAGAAAGGTGGTACAGCGGGTACCACCTACGCGCCGACGAGTGCGGCCAGGTCGGCCAGTTCCTGTGACATCGCCCGCCGCCGTTGCCCCGAGATGGACTGGACGATGTCCCGGGCGTACCGCTGTTGCCGTAGCCAGGTCGACGCGGTGGCCCGCAGGTCGAGCAGCACCTCGGTCGCATCGGCGTACCGGCGCTGCTCGGCGTGGGCCCACGCCACGTCCAGCCGGTGCCGCTGCCAACTGGACGCCACCGCCGTCGGCCCCGGCGGGACCTGCTTCGCCAACTCCAGCACCCGGCTGGGATCACCGGCCACCGCCGCGTTCTCCGCGCGCTGCATCTGCACCCGCGCGGTGTCGAACCCGCCGACCATCATCAGGTGCCCCGGCTCCGGGGCCCACTGCCCGATCCGGACCGCCGCGGCCGCCGCGGCGCTGGTCAACTCCACCGCCGCATCGGGCTCGTTGTTCCGGGCACGCGCAGCAGCAGCGACCGTGAGCAACCACCCCCACGCGGCCAACTCGTCGGGTACGGCGCGACTGAACCTGGGCTCGACCTGGTCGGCGGTGGCGACCGCCAGCTCGGCTGCCTCGACGAACCGGCCCTGCCGGATGAGCACCCAGCACATGCCCTTGATGACCGTGGTCGCCACCACCTGGTTGCCGGCCTGACGGGCGGCGTCCAGCGCGCCGGACAACGCGGTCATCGCCAGGTCGCTGGCCCGGAGCTGGATCAGGAGGTTTCCGGTGAGGTGCTGGGTCCGGGCGAGCAGGGTGTACGCGCTGGCCTGGTCGATCCCATCCGCCAGGCCGGCGGCGGCCCGCACGTCGAGCAGCAACGCCGGCATGTCGGACAGCGCGCGGGCGTAGTCGTTGGCGTGGTAGGCGCGGTCGACCGCGTGCAGCCGCGCACGCAGCACCTCGGGCTTCGGTGGGTCACCGGCCGGCGGGGTGAGTGCCGTTCCGGTGATACCCCGGACGGGCACGACCGCGCGGCGGATCTCCGCGAGGGACAGCGGCCGGTGGTCCGGTTCGGCTCGGGCGGCCGCGTGGGAGGTGTCGCCGATCAGCGCGCTGGTGGGCACATTCAGAGCGCGGGCGAGCGCTTGGAGGGTGGGCAGTCGCGCACTCTTGCGCGCACCCTGCTCCAACTTGCGGATGACCCCGACGTCCACCCCGGCACGTTCGGCGAGTTGCTCCTGCGTCAGGGTCGACTGCTGGCGGATCGCCGCGAGGTTCTCGCCGATGGTCGGTTCCACGATCGCTCCCCAGGTAGCGGGCCGAGCGGCGGCCCGCCGGCCGCACCCGGGTCGCCACTTCGGACGGTACACCGAGCGAAGGCCGCTCCGGTGACGCCCGAGTCGTCGACCGGGTGCCGAAGCCCGGAGGTCGCGTCCCGCGCCGCCGTGCCACGCCGGCCGCGCCGCGAGGGCTGCCGTGTGGTCAGCGGATACCCACGAAGAAACGGGTCTGGTCGCTGCGGTGCAACGCGTAGTAGGCCTCGAACCGGGTGCCGTCCCGCAGCCAGGCCACGGACTCGATGCCGAGCAGGGGCGTCGAGGTGGTGACCTCGAGCAGGGCGGCGTCCTCGGGTTCGGGGAAGACGGCTTCGATCCACCGGTCGGCCCCGACGGGTTCGATCCCGTACCGGCGGCGCAGCACGTCGTAGAGCGACTGGTTCTCCAGGACGGCGCGATCGAGGCCGGGCACCAGCCGCGCCGGCAGCGCGGTGTCGACGAGCAGCCAGGGCTGGCCGTCGACGCCCCGGAGCCGGCGCATCCGCACGACCGGCTCGCCGACCGGAACCTGTAGCAGGTCCGCCTCGCCCTGGTCCGCCGGGCTGAGGCTCTGGCTCACCGTGTGGGTGGTGACCCGGCGTGGGACACCACGGTGCAGGGCACCCGCGCGTACGTGCCCGGTGACCGGCAGCGCGCGGGCGTCCTGCCGCTGTGGTCCGTGGCGGAGAACCTGGTCGTCACCGCCATGCGCGGCCTGGCCCGGTTCGGCGTACGCCGCACCGGCGCGGAGGAGGCCGCGATCCGCGACTGGGTGGACCGGTTGGCCATCCGCGGTGGCGCCGACGCGGGCATGACCGACCTCAGCGGCGGAAACCAGCAGAAGGTCATCGTGGCCCGGGCGTTCGCCTCCACGGCCGACCTGATCCTGCTCGACGACCCGTTCCGCGGGGTCGACGTGCACACGAAGACCGATCTCTACACGCTCATCCGGCAGGAGGCGGCGGACGGGCGCAGCGTGGTCTGGTACTCGAGCGAGAACGCCGAGATGGCGCACTGCGACCGGGTCTACGTGCTGCGCGCCGGCCGGGTCGTCGCCGAGCTGACCGGCGCGGAGATCTCCGAGGAACGGATCATCGCCGTCTCCTTCGCCGAGTCCGAGCCCATGGGAGCACCGCGATGACGAACCTCGTCGCGACGGCGATGCCGTCGCGGGCCCTGCTGCGCCGCACCGGACCCGCCATGGTCAGCACGGTCGCCATGGTGGCCATGATCGGGGTCTGCGCGTCGCTGCAGTCCGACGTGCTGACCGTCCCCGGTCTCACCCTGGTCCTCTCGGCCGCGGTGCCCCTGGTCATCGCGGCCCAGGCCCAGATGGTGCTCATGGCGGTGGGCGACATCGACCTCGGCATCGGCAACTTCGTCGGCCTGGTCACCGTCGTCACCGCCACGAAACTGGTCTCCTCCCCCGGCACCGGCGCGCTGATGCTGCTCGGCCTCGTGGCGGCCTACGCGGTCCTCGGCGCGCTGATCCACCTGCGCCGGGTGCCGTCGCTGATCGCCACCCTCGGGGCCTCGTTCGTCTGGTTGGGACTGGGGATGTTCGTCCTGCCCACGCCGGGCGGCAGCACCCCGCAGTGGCTGGCGACCTTCGGCTCCTGGCAGCCGGGCGGCTTCCCCGCCCCGCTGCTGCCGATCCTCGTCGTCACCGCAGTGGTCTGGCTGCTGTCCGCCCGCAGCTCCGTCGGGGTCCGGGCCCGCGCGCTGGGCAGCAACCCGGTCGCGTTGCAACGAGCCGGGCTACGGCCGCTGGCCGCGCGGGTCGTCGCGTACGCCGTGGCCGGGGCGCTCGGTGTGCTCTCCGGGCTCGCCCTCGCGTCGCAGACCGGCGGCGGCGACGTCTCGTCCGCCACCAGCTACACCCTGATCACGGTCGCCGCGGTGATCCTCGGCCGCGGATCCTTCGCCGGTGGAACCGCCGTGCCGTGGGGCGTCGCCATCGGCGGCATCACCCTCGGCCTGGTCAGTGTCGTCCTCAGCCTGCTCGACGTGCCGTCGAACATGCAGTCAGCCGTACAGGGCGCGATCGTGCTGGCCGTGCTCGCCGGCCGCGTCGTGGTCGGAAAGGTGCTCCGATGACCCTCCGTACGCTCGCCCGCCCCTGGATCTGGGGATTCGTCGCCGCCGCGCTGGTCTGGGTCACCATCCTGGCCATCTCCGACCAGGGGAGCGGGCAGACCGTCTCGCTCGCGCTGTCCCTCGCCCCCTACCTGGTCATCGTCGGCCTGGGCCAGATGCTGGTGATCACCGCCGGGCCGGGCAACATCGACGTGTCGGTGGCGCCGGTCGTCTCCCTCGCCGGCTTCGTCGCGGTCCAGGTCACCGCGTCGACCGGATCGGTGCCCGTCGGCATCCTGGCTGGCATCGGGACCGGGCTGGCCGTCGCGGTGATCAGCGTGGTGGCGATCCTCGGGCTCTCCGTCCCGCCGATCATCGCCACCCTGGCCGCCGGGCTGATCGCCTCGTCGCTGACGCTGTCGCTGGCCGACGGTTTCACCGCGGTGCCCGACGAGGGGCTGCGCAGACTGCTCAACCTGCGCCCGGCCGGCGTGCCCGTGCTCGCCGTCGCGGTGGCCGCGCTGACCGCGCTCGTCGTGGCCCTCCTGCGCCGCACCACGTACGGTCGCTCGCTGCTCGCGGTCGGCCAGAACCGGCAGGCCGCGGAGCGCGCCGGCATCCCCATCGCCCGGACGATCGCCACCACCTACCTGGCCAGCGGCGCCCTCGCCGGACTGGCGGGCGCGCTGCTCGCCGCCTACATCGCGCCGTCGCCCGACCTGGGCACCCGCTACCTGCTCGACTCGGTCGCCGTCGTCGTCATCGGCGGCACGCTCATCTCGGGGGGCCGGGCCGTGCCGGTCGGCATCTGGGGCAGCGCACTCTTCTTCATCCTGCTCGACGGTCTCGTCAACCTCGTGGGCTGGAGCACCGCCGCGCAGAACCTGCTCAAGGGCGCCCTGGTGCTGTTCGTCCTCTTCCTCGCCGGCGGCGGAACCCTCCGCCACGCCGGCGGGACCACCCGACCCGGTCGACGGCTGCGCCCCGCGGTCGCGACCACCGCTGGAACTAGCACAGGAGAGAACACCAATGGCTGACACCGACGGTCTGCTCGACGCCCGCAACTACGGCGGGACCGCCCCGACGGCCACGGGCTTCCACGTCAAGGGAGCCCACGCCCAGGACTGGGGCCTCCAGAACCGGCTGTCCCGGATCTTCCGGCCCGACAACGGCCGTACGGTGATGCTGGCCTTCGACCACGGCTACTTCCTCGGGCCGATGGCCGGCCTGGAGCGGCTCGACGCCACCATCGCTCCGCTCGTGCCGAGCGCCGACGCGATCATGATGACCCGGGGCGCGCTGCGCACCAGCATCCCGTCGCAGAGCAGCGCCGGGATCGTGCTGCGGGCCAGCGGCGGGCCCAGCGTCCTGCGGGAACTCTCGGACGAGCACATCGCCCTGGACATCGAGGACGCGGTCCGGCTCAACGCCGCAGCGCTGGCGATCCAGGTGTTCATCGGCGGTGAGCACGAATCCCGGTCGGTGGCGAACCTCGCCGCCCTGGTGGACAGCGGGCAACGACACGGGATCGCGGTGCTGGGCGTGACCGCCGTGGGCAAGGACATGGTCCGCGACGCGCGCTACTTCCGGCTCGCCACCCGGATCAGCGCCGAGATGGGCGCGCACATCGTCAAGACGTACTACGTCGACCAGGGCTTCGAGACGGTGACCGCCAGCTGCCCGGTACCGATCATCGTGGCCGGCGGCAAGAAGTTGCCCGAGATCGACGCGCTGACCATGGCGTACCGCGCGATGCAGGAGGGCGCCGCGGGCGTCGACATGGGCCGCAACATCTTCCAGAGCGAGTACCCGGCCGCGATGCTGGCCGCGGTCCGCGCCGTGGTGCACGACGACGCCAAGCCCGCGGACGCCTACGAGCTCTTCCGGGAGCGGTCGGCCTCCTCCGCGTCCTGACCACCGCCAGGGGTGCGGGTCTCCCACCGGCCCGCACCCCGCATCTCCGGGAGCTCCTCATGTCACAACCACAGACCGGCGCCGAGGACATCGTCGACCTCGTGATCATCGGTGCCGGCATCAACGGCCTCGCCATCGCCCGAGACGCCGCCGACCGGGGCCTGAGCGTC contains:
- a CDS encoding ABC transporter permease, yielding MTNLVATAMPSRALLRRTGPAMVSTVAMVAMIGVCASLQSDVLTVPGLTLVLSAAVPLVIAAQAQMVLMAVGDIDLGIGNFVGLVTVVTATKLVSSPGTGALMLLGLVAAYAVLGALIHLRRVPSLIATLGASFVWLGLGMFVLPTPGGSTPQWLATFGSWQPGGFPAPLLPILVVTAVVWLLSARSSVGVRARALGSNPVALQRAGLRPLAARVVAYAVAGALGVLSGLALASQTGGGDVSSATSYTLITVAAVILGRGSFAGGTAVPWGVAIGGITLGLVSVVLSLLDVPSNMQSAVQGAIVLAVLAGRVVVGKVLR
- a CDS encoding ABC transporter permease, with the protein product MTLRTLARPWIWGFVAAALVWVTILAISDQGSGQTVSLALSLAPYLVIVGLGQMLVITAGPGNIDVSVAPVVSLAGFVAVQVTASTGSVPVGILAGIGTGLAVAVISVVAILGLSVPPIIATLAAGLIASSLTLSLADGFTAVPDEGLRRLLNLRPAGVPVLAVAVAALTALVVALLRRTTYGRSLLAVGQNRQAAERAGIPIARTIATTYLASGALAGLAGALLAAYIAPSPDLGTRYLLDSVAVVVIGGTLISGGRAVPVGIWGSALFFILLDGLVNLVGWSTAAQNLLKGALVLFVLFLAGGGTLRHAGGTTRPGRRLRPAVATTAGTSTGENTNG
- the lsrF gene encoding 3-hydroxy-5-phosphonooxypentane-2,4-dione thiolase; this encodes MADTDGLLDARNYGGTAPTATGFHVKGAHAQDWGLQNRLSRIFRPDNGRTVMLAFDHGYFLGPMAGLERLDATIAPLVPSADAIMMTRGALRTSIPSQSSAGIVLRASGGPSVLRELSDEHIALDIEDAVRLNAAALAIQVFIGGEHESRSVANLAALVDSGQRHGIAVLGVTAVGKDMVRDARYFRLATRISAEMGAHIVKTYYVDQGFETVTASCPVPIIVAGGKKLPEIDALTMAYRAMQEGAAGVDMGRNIFQSEYPAAMLAAVRAVVHDDAKPADAYELFRERSASSAS